In Monodelphis domestica isolate mMonDom1 chromosome 1, mMonDom1.pri, whole genome shotgun sequence, the sequence TATTAAAGAGGGGTTGGACCTAGGtacatgttggcaaacctataacGCATGTGTTGGAAGagatgctcccctccctctccccagtatgcctgagaatattttttcacttcacctgcccctctgcccagaagcccaatgggagtgcttcttccctctcctgtcttGAGTAAGATGGGGGATTCACATGCAGTgtaagggttgcagtttgggcattcggtctctaaaaggtttaccatcactgccaTAGAGGGAAGAATTAGGACCAGTAGGTAGaagaggtggatggcattttgaCTTGATAAAAAGAGAGCTATAGTCTAACAATTTTAGCTTGTCCAAAAACAGAATGTTTTGCCATCTGAGTTAGTGAGTTTTCCATCACTGGAGGTCTCTAAGAGGAAAATGGATGACCACTTATGTGTTGTAGGAGAGCATATTCTCAGTTGTGGAGAGGTCTAGATAACAATCTCTTAAGTCCCTCATAACTCTGAGATtccaacaatgacaacaatagcAAATCACATGTACATGGCAGTTGGAGGCTTCCAAACCATTTCCTCACAACTCCTTGAGATAGATACTACAAGTAATatccttcagttcagttcagcaGTTAGTAAGTACATTCCAGGTATATATCCATTGAGGATGTGAAGTTAAAAATGCAAGATTCTTCTTTAAGGATTTTACATTCTACTTGGGGGACAGATAAATAAACCCAAATTATATCCAAACCAGTACAATGTGCTTACAGAAAGGGTGAGATGCTAACACttgggaggatcaggaaagggcAGGTGGGAGGTAGCACTGAAGCTGtgctagagattctaagaggtggatGGAGGTAAGGTAGGAGTTTATTTCAGACATGGGGACTATAGAAGTAAGAGATGCAATGGATCAGAGAGCAACAGTTTAAGTAAAACAGAGATTGTATGAAGGAGAGTGATAGGAAACCAGACTAAAAAGGAAGGTAGAGCtaagagggcaactaggtggcacaatggatagagtgccagacatggagtcaggaagactcataatcttgagtatctttgccaagagaaacccaaatgggatcacaaagagtcagacatgactgaatgataaGGATCCAGGGTGTGGAGGACATAACAATGGCAGGCTaaggtttttatattttatcttggaggTTCTAGGAAGCAATTAAAGattttttacaaaacctttaGCTTAGAGAGACAGCTGGATaactcagttgcctagcccttatcattcttctgccttagaaccattaggcagtaagtaagagttaaaaaataaaaagcaaacccTTAGCCtctgtttcagaatcaatactaagtatgggttcctaggcagaagaacggtaaggactaggcaattgggttaagtgacttgctcagggcgacatagctagaaagtgtctgagtccaaatttgaacccaggacctccactctctaggtctggctctcaatccactgagtgtcCTAGCTTTTTGAATGGGGGATGTGGGTAGGCAGGGATCTGCCAAAGCTTGGACTGTAGTGGCATAGCAGATATAGGAAGATGAGTAGGACTTTAGTGAAGGTAGGtaatattatccacattttctagatgaggaaactgagatttttttttaaacccttaccttccgtcttgcagtcaatactgtgtattggctccaaggcagaagagcagtaagggctaggcaatgggggtcaagtgacttgcccaggatcacacaggtgggtagtgtctgaggccagatttgaacctaggacctcccatctctagacatggctttcaatccactgagccacccaggtgcctcCTGTATCTGTTTATAGTTGTATTTCCCTTAGTGGAATATAAGTTCCAGGGACCGTTTTTTATTGTCGTTATTATCATCTTGGTACTTTGTCAAACACAATTTCCTGTGTGGAATAAGTAAGTGCAAAGTAAATGCTTGCTAgactggattggattggattggacatttctttaatctttttgccCTGTGACTACATAAAAAGTCTCTTCTCAGAGCCTGTGAAACatcatctttctatttttctctaccTCAGTGAAATGcaactaggtggtgtagtggacagagagctagaCCCAGAGTAGGGAAAATCTAAGTtccaatctggactcagacacttaaaagctgtgtgattccaggcaagtcacttacaacctgtctgcctcagtttcctccactgtgaaatagcacctacttcccatacttattatgaaaattaaatgttatttataaagcactttgcaaaatttttctctcatatagatttgtatattatatatttatatgtatattttgtatgtgtatgtgtagagATAAATAACTAGCTAGCTCTTCTCATTCTGTATTTCACTTCCATTATATGGGTGAGTTGATCCCATTCACAATTACAATAATTAATTAGctatttccctccatcctgcttcccctctattatatatatatatatatacatacatagaaaaaaatatatatatacatatatatgcacatggacagaaaaaaatatatatacatgcatgtatatatatatatattttttcctgtcCATGTTTGCTCTAGTTCTTTATTATTCCACTccctaagtgtgtgtgtgtgggggggggcaggCAAATAAAGTGATGTGAAATTAGAAGGGACTTTATTGGCTATCTGGTCccactccttcattttaaaggtaagaaaactgaggctgataggTTAGGCAGCTTGTCACTGAGCCAGCAAGCAGTTTGACTCCAAAGCTAATATCCTTTCTAccatttcagattttctctttcactctttgTCTAGAATCACTTGGTTTTGCTTGTTAGGGATTGTAGCTACTGTAGGATTTTAGAGCTAGAATAGTGAGATGGCATAAAGGGCATTAGATTTGGAGTTATAACCTGGATTCAATTCTCGCCtgccactagctgtgtgaccttgagcaaatcgtTTAACCTCTTgggtcttaatttccttattggtaaaatgtgTGACTGGACTATTTGGTATCACCTGCTCCAATCAGTCCCAATCtacaaattttacagatgaggaaattggtgCCCAGGGAAGGAAAGTGATTTCTCCAAAGCTGCACAGATAGTGATATAAAAGTCTAGGACTGGAGTTTCGGTCTCCTACCTTCTAGCCTtgattctttccattacaccatctGTCTTTGCTCTAACTGACCATTCTTCCTGAGGGAGAAGAGCCTCAATAGCTAGCTCACTGCAGCAAGTTTTTCTTGAAGCCTTGACAAGTGAGAGGGAGATGTGAAATAAACAGAGCTAATTTCCTACCATGGAGAGGAATTAAGCCTTTCACAGAAACACATGACTCATGCCAAAGATGCTGGGActtatttttattcagttttcttcagagcCATGGGAAATCAGTAAGTGCAATGTCTCCTTTTTTAGGGCAGCTTCTGCCCCAGCCCTAATCTCCCTCACACCCCATGAGGcaccagaggctggtgcctctcTTCCCTAGCTCCTTTGCTCTGCTGTGGCATGAGATTATTAGATGAAATTGATACCTTGTTTTCAGTGGTCTCCCACTCTCTGGGTTCTAGATCTTGGGGCTATACTGAGTAAAGGAAGTGTCCTGAATCCATAGGCACCAGCCCTCTACTCGAAGCTATATTCCCCATTCTCCCCACCTAGGAGAACCTGAAGGAAGACAGAAGGTGCCAATGTGGGGCTGGGTCTCCCTTTCCTGCTCTATTCTTGTTCTTTCTGTGAATAGACTTGGATTTCCCAGCAGGAGGTGCCTCAACCATAGGAGAGCTCTGGTCTCTCCTAGCCTTCTTTCCTGGAGTATTTTGTAAGTCAGAGAGATCCATGGGGGGTGAACAAGTCCCAGTTGGGCATATGCTCAAGGTTTCTTCCAGGCACCCCTCCCATTCCACCCACCAGGGCCCTCACCCTAAATTCTCCCCCACTGCAGAAATGGGAAGTCTGATGGCTAGACAGACCCAGGCAGGAGACATGTGCCTtctggggaagagggaaagaggaaagattcCATGGGATGCAGTATAGGgttcaaccatatccctttgcAGCACTTTTGaggcttcttttctcctttaatccCAGTAGCAACTGCCTGGGTTGGGAGATTCTCTCTGGCAGGGGAGACAAAATAAACTGGGGCAAAACAGCGGTACAGACTAGAAGAAAGGCTTGTCTCCTCTTCAAGGGGGACTATGGAGGGCAAAGGTGAACATAGTATAGATGTTTGTTTCCCCATGATCATAGCCTATTCCGTTTCTGTTGACTGTAATAGGCAGCCACCCTTCCTTGCTTATaaaacagagagggaaaaggcGTCACTCCTGTGGGACCTGTCCAACAAATCAAGGGGTTGTGGAAAGTTTCAATGGTTCATTTGGTTTGTTTTCATACTTCCTCCCTTTGCTAGATGGAgctcctgtctttctttcttgcccttctCCCCTCAGGGATCAAACTTCATTCACACTCACCCATTTCCATGAATCTTGACCTTTTCCCTTCAACAGAATGGAggctgggggtgggatggggaaaaaggaaggagaaaatgatgGAACCACAACTGGTCTAAAGCCAAGAAGGACCAGACTGTTTCCCCCAGCCCCCTCTTTTCACCAGCATTCAAGCTCTGCCTATTTCTCTGGCCTGGCCTAATGGAATATCAAGCTTGAATTTTCAGGTCCATCTCCAGCTGAAACAAGAGCGATGTATTTATAAATGAATGTATTTTGGGAAGACAGTTCATGGAGGTCCTTTGCAAGCACGTGTGGGCCTGAATAGGCGTGGGTGTGAAAGGGTAAGGGGTAGGttgttgggtttgggttttttgggggggttgttgGGGAAGGGAGACCTCATCACACAGAATCATGGGGAAGATGGGCACTGGGTAGGGGATACTGTGAGCGTGGCTACAAAGTGGACTCATACGTTGTGAGCCCCCAGGCTGAGGACTGAGAATGCAGCCCGGTGCTTGCGCAGCAGCAGTCGGATCTTCTCATCGTCTGAGTCTGGGTCTAAGGGCTTGTTGTATTCATCATCCTCATTTTCCGAAGCTGTTCGGTCCCCACCTCCGCTGCCTACTCCGGTAGATCTCGTGGTGGAAGATGAGGGCTCCAGGGCACTCTTCTTCCGCCATTTGGTCCTTCGGTTCTGGAACCACACCTAAGATTGGAAATTGTATTATGGAGAGGGGGATGATGGGAGATACGGACTGAGGGAGACCTCCCTGCGACAGCCTGCCTTAAACCGAGGTCATTGACTCTCCTGGGAGGATTTTCTGAGAGTTGGAGCTCTTCCTGTTCCATAACTTCCTGGACAGACCATCACAGGTCGTCATCTAGTTCACCCACATCCACTTAGTCGTCTCAGAAATACACCTCCTAAGTGGTCAGACCTCCAGTGAAGGGGAACCCACTACCTACTGAGCAGTCTATTCTCTTTTTTGGAAAGCTCTAAATGTTACAAAGTTTTGCCTCCAAAGACTGAACTGGCTTCTCTGTAGATTCCACAGTCTCTGCCATGAGGCCAAGCGGCATAGATCCCATTCTCTTTCAACACCTTTCTCTCGTATCCCTTCCTCTTCCCGACACACCCCGATCTCTCCTCATCTTTAGACGCTTTTGTTGGATATTAGCTCCCTTTTTCTTCACAGGCATTTCTCAAGTTTTGGTCAGaaaaaactatttttcttctttaattgagATTCACTGGAAATGGACAGaaagattatctagtctaacttcCAAGGCCACCCACCCAGTATTGGCATTTAGTCAGTTGCTATTTATGCCTCTATATTTACATGTAGACTTATAACCAGTCAGGCAATAAGTTCTTTGGAGTAATGAGTGCttcattcattgtatttatatttccagCACCTGGCACAGTCCTTGGCTAATAGTAGGAACTTACTAAAACTTGCTGACTGATTAATTGATTAGTGGGAAAGCAAGGTCTTCTGACTGCCACCTGCCTTACCCTCCTGTCCAGTTCTATCAGGTGCTCTGCTCACCAAGAAAGGGCTCTTATTTTTCTAGCaacttaaaaatcttttttcaattaaaaaatgtttgttttcttccagCAACTTTTAAAGACTTGAAGCACAATTTCCTGGCTGCCTTTCAGCCAGGCAGAATTCAAAGCTTTCTCCTGTCATCATAACAAAACAAAGCTTCTTTGCAGGTATCTCACCTAGTTTAGCAAATTATGAGGATCTGGGGGCCAGAAGGCACAGGGACTGCTAGTCTAGCTTTTCCAGGCTCAGTTCAGGTCCAGTACTGTGAGTAGCTTAGCCCaggtgcctggcacttagtaggtgtttaataaattctagcTGATTGAATAATATGGGATGAAGAGATTATACAGAGTGGGTGGCAAAATGTCAAACCAGTACTCATGTCTATGTGGCACTTCGataaaaggagaagaggatgaaTTGAAGTATAatgttttgtaaaaaataatagaTTAACCATAActaagtaaaaacattttttggtttCATATGCCCAAGAATATTCCCAACATTGTTATACTGAAAGCAGTAAGTACCTCATAATCAGAAACAGTAAAGCATATATAATGAGACAGTGGCAGTTATAGTGGAAAAAGCAAATGTATCCGACTCAAAAGGCtttggtttgaatcctggctctgtctCTATATTACCTGTCAGACCCTGTATAAATCCCTGAAATGCTCTtagacttggtttcctcatctataatatgggtCTAATAATACCTCTCCTACCTATTTCACAGGGTAGTTACAGGGATCAAATGAGACGGTGGCtataaaagcactttgtaaactctaAGGTGCCCTAGAAATGTCAGTCATGACTACATTATTGGTAAATGATGtccatgaaaaatgaaaattcactTCATTGGTTTGCCTGTGGACTTTTCAGAGTGCCTTTGCAGACACTTCCTCATTTGACTCACAACTCTTTAAGGTCAATAGTACAAGTATTAATGGCTTATATTTTGTATGCTGTTTAGTGGTTTATAAAATGTTTCCCATAGGAGAACCATGGACATGTATAATCCAAGTGCTAGCAGTAtattcccatctataaaatgaagatagcaATGGCACCAACCTCACTGAATTAttgtcaagatcaaatgagataatgagtgtcaagtgattttcaaatattaagtgccttttaaataaatgttagctattgttgttATCTTTCTTTTATGGATTCATCCATAGGAGTGTGACAGGTGGGGCTAGACCTTCAGTTTTCAGACTCCTAAGGAAGGATGCCTTCTGCCACACTATGCAGGGCATCTTGATATTTCTGGCTTAGTTTGGGGCTTGAGCTGGGGCGGTAGTTTAAGTTAAAGAATAGTGTGGTATTTGCTGGATTTGTAAGTGTGGTGACCAGTTTTCTGTCTACTCCCCCTTTTCTTTACCTTAATTCTACAGCCaagacttttttccttctttaggaGGCTGGGATGGGTTGGAAAGAGACCTGAATTTAGTATCCTAAAGTATAGATTTGAATGTCACATCTGCTATTGATAACCTGTTTGACCCCAAGTAAGCACTTCCATTCCCCagatcttattttcctcatctctagaaaaggagggaggagagactaAATAATTTCtccagtcccttccagctctaaaatacCTTCTTAGAATTAAAAATCCAAGCTAGGAGTCAACAGGGCTGTCTAGCACCCGACTTCTCTATGTACATTGTATTTCCATCAAGACTCTTTGAAGTCAAATCCCAAGGCCTAGGGTGCTATGCTCAAGCAGGTGGGTCACGACTCACCTTCACTTGGGACTCTGTCATCCCCAGGGAGTAAGCCAAGCGTGCTCTCTCAGGCCCTGCCAAGTACTTGGTCTGCTCAAAGGTTTTCTCCAGGGCAAAGATCTGATGTCCAGTGAAAGTGGGCCTGGTATGCTTTTTTTTGTGGATGCTGTCACTCAAAGGGTCTGGGgctgagaggagggaggaagaaggcaaATAAGTGAATGTGAAATGCAGCCTCAGATGCCTCTTTTGGTATCAATTACTAACTCAAGCTCATCTCTAAATTACCCTTGAGATGCTCCATCTCCCAAAGGCTTTCATCCAAGGAAGACATCAACAGTCCTTGGATAATGCCCTCCTCCCAAGAGATCATGCAGCACAGTCCCCTCCTTTTCTAAAGCTCTGCACTTGGCAGAGGGGCCCTTCCCTTGGGCAGCATTTCTTGTCATATGCAGAGGACCAGACCAGTACTGAGAACTTCCTGATTGGGCTCCCCTCATGAAACCATGGAAGACTTGGGCATGGGGATGGGGAAATAACAAAACACCCTCAGGTCAACATCATCTCTGAGCGATAGAGCAGTGGATTCTTATGTCTCTGTTCTCCAAAAATAGAGCCCAGATCAGAAATGACCAACAAGAACTCATAGCCCAATCATAAACCCCTTGAAGATTCAAATCCTCAACTTGTTGATCAGGCCTGAACTGGGAAGTCTAAATCAGGAAGAGTTTGAGagattcttttgaatttcttttggaGGAAGCTTGCTGGGGTTCCCTGACCAGGCTGGTCCTGAACCCTGAATGGTTCTCACAGGGGTGATATAAGCAGGTATCCAATTTTCTGtccaattccttctttctttgcccTAATTCTACAGTTGAGACCACTTTTGTACCTTCCTTCCAGGATGGTGGGACATTTTCAATTAAAGCTGGCCAGAAGTGAGTGGAGGGAGAAagatttgataaaatacagcaggATCCTACCATGGTTCAGATGTGAGGATTAGGACCAGGCATAGGATTGCTCTCTAATAGGAGCAGAGAAAGCTCAGGGCTGTCTTTCGATTTGGGGACCTAGGCTTGACCTGAACCTAAGGAAGAACAGAGAGTTCTTTCCATGGGAGTTTTAGTGAATTTCTGGATCCACAATAGCTAAAGTATTTATGTGGATGATGGAAGGCAGACAGGAAATGGGAGGAGCTGAGAGATTATAACTGGATGacattccatccttcctttccttcctccctgtaATCCGGATATAGGGCCACTGGTAACAGATTTACACTCACACAcgctctctcctctcttctcctcaaaACCCTTCTAGATATCTTAGCCACAGGCTGGGATCTTGGGGCCCCATTGCTGTGATCCAACAAGAAACTGAGCCCAAGGAAAAGCTGCCCTCAGGTCAAAGGCATGCCCATGACTGGGCTCTGGTTCAGCTGCAGACTCGGGGCTGGGGATACCCCCTTTGTGTCAATATGTCAGCAGGTAGGGAGGAAACCATTTCCCGAAGTCAAAGAGATGGATAGTACTCAGGAGGTAGAGGCAAAAAATAATGGAAACTTAAGTAATAGAAAGACTTCCGGAGGGGAGAGGGCTGGTAGGAGTCTCTTTTGAGAGGGATCAGTACTAGCTACCTACTTGGGTCCAAAAATGGCCATCTGGATACAAGAGACCTGGATGGGGGAGGATGAAGAAAGGCTGGCCTGCAATAGAGCTGAAGTGATGAGTTCCTCGAGTAGAAGCTTTAAAGAGTCTTGCCAAGGGAGCATTCACCAGTCTCTGGGGCTCCCAGGGACAAGGCACTTAAAATGGTAGTTGAGTGAAGTCATGGTACAGAGGAGTTCAGAGGAGACCTGAGAAAAAGGCTGGGGAAGGGCCGTGCTAAGGAACCAAGGCTTTCCTGGTACAAAGTGGCTAAATGGCAGCCCACTTGAGTGTGTCTGTATTCCTCAAGTTTCCCTTTCCTTTaggtcttcctccctctcccatccAGGGGTCCCGTCCTATTCCTTGGAGAGGCCGGGTGGGGAAGGTAAACCGAAGTACTCACTGTTACTGCACTGTCGTCCTCTCCATTCCTGCCCAGGGTCCCCCCAGCAGTTCCTGCTCCTGGATGGATACTCATTCCCAGCCTTGGAAAAATTCCCCACTTGGGGACCGTAGTAGACCCCCTGGGAGCCGAGTCCACCAAAACCAGCCACATGGGGATAGCCTGAGAGGAGGCTGCTGTTTGGAGTTGCCACTGGCCTGCTGAGTATATCTGTAATCCCGTGGGGGGTCCCGGCAGCCAGCTGGGTGCCCAGCCCTGGGGGGCTGAGCTTGTAGAAGGAATTCTGCACCGAGTACTGGCACATAGGCGCCTTCATCTCCGAGAACTGGGCGAGCGGCGTGTTGTTCAGCAAGAAGGTCCCCTGCAGGTTAGATTCCATGATGTGCTGCCCCCTCTCCCCAGAGCCGGGGAGAGGAGAGGGTGGGGGTTCCCTTGGAGTCCGAAGGCCCGGCCCTACAGTCCCAGCTCCTGGGCTTCTGGCCGAGATCCCATCTGCAAAGTGTGCGCCGACGGCGGAGCCCACACTGGCCGTCAATCCGCCCCCACCCAAGCCAAACTGAGCATCCGGCCCCCACCCTCAGCCCTCAGCCACTGCGGCTCGTAGAGGGCGCTGGGCACCCACGTCAGCTGCTTGGAACCGAGTTTGTACCCGGAGTGGGTGAAAGGTCTGGCCAATATGGTTCTTGCTCAGTTCTCTATCTCCCGGCCGGAGCCAGACAGGAGTCCCGCTTCTGGCAGGTAGCTCTTCCCggctctgccttggagccagggGGTCCCTCCATGAGAAGTTTTAACTTCAGGAGAATCCACATTTCCCTGATAAAGATACGGCCTATTAGAATACAGGGCCAAGACTGGCTGAGCCGGAGGAACCGTGTTGCCATTGGCTAGAGCCCCAGACGGGCCTCATATTGGCTTCTCCTGGACAAATTGCACTTTGAAAGATTGACTGTAAAATCAGCGCGTGCAAGGGAgcgcatgtgtgtatgtgtgtgtgtgagagttcATTAGCTCGGCAGGTCTTGAAGCTCACAGTTCATCTTCAGAGgcggcccctcccccctgccATATTCCCAGTGGCTTTGAGAAGGGGACCCCGAGGGCCTCTTCCTGGGCTTCTGG encodes:
- the NKX6-3 gene encoding homeobox protein Nkx-6.3 encodes the protein MESNLQGTFLLNNTPLAQFSEMKAPMCQYSVQNSFYKLSPPGLGTQLAAGTPHGITDILSRPVATPNSSLLSGYPHVAGFGGLGSQGVYYGPQVGNFSKAGNEYPSRSRNCWGDPGQEWRGRQCSNTPDPLSDSIHKKKHTRPTFTGHQIFALEKTFEQTKYLAGPERARLAYSLGMTESQVKVWFQNRRTKWRKKSALEPSSSTTRSTGVGSGGGDRTASENEDDEYNKPLDPDSDDEKIRLLLRKHRAAFSVLSLGAHNV